From one Cyanobacterium stanieri PCC 7202 genomic stretch:
- a CDS encoding SMC domain protein (TIGRFAM: DNA sulfur modification protein DndD~COGs: COG0419 ATPase involved in DNA repair~InterPro IPR003395~KEGG: cyh:Cyan8802_2920 hypothetical protein~PFAM: SMC domain protein~SPTR: Putative uncharacterized protein) produces the protein MKLISLQLNNFRQFYGETPIISFSNGENHTTIIYGNNGAGKTTILNAFTWVLYEKFTPAFSSPNLLVNKKAINEVDKGVNIECSVTIVFDHNHIRYQVKRKCFACRNVQDQIESNKSILAMMVMGDDGTWKYPQEKPEDIIENILPKSLHQYFFFDGEQIEHIFRSGERQKIAEDTKELIGVKLLERAIVHLKNAKKSLQDELLSLGDVEVKKSIKVKKDLEREKEDKESQNQLIISRLNKLAEDKQNISHQLLAMSGVKNLETLRKKLFEDEKYYRGLLVSHRQAIQHIISRQGYLIYLSGAIAHFHGIVDKLKEKGQLPSGIKKEFVNHLLEHKRCICGTELKAGHPPYQEVKQWMNKAGTSHIEEQIIRLDTQIKNIESYPEKIWQEIDQYQYQIAEYREKISEIEYEIDKINDQLRIYPDQNIQSAQKELDKIEQHIRKLTLNQGETNLQIETISEQIKTLEKTIKKQAIKAEKYQLTIKRIDSAEESIKCLEEVKKRLENQFRLALQKRLQEIFNSISFTPYQPQLNENYELNLIENTSGIPLDVAASTGENQILSLSFIGAIIDMVKQWSQENSIVKPSAHQFPIIMDSPFGSLDEIYRTQVAKAIPQLANQLVVLVTKTQWRIEVEREMNDYINHQYVLVYRSPKPECKEDYITLQGKQYPLVKKSNNQFEYTEIIEVSS, from the coding sequence ATGAAATTAATATCTTTACAACTAAATAATTTTAGGCAGTTTTATGGGGAAACTCCTATAATTTCTTTTAGTAACGGAGAAAATCACACAACTATTATTTATGGGAATAATGGAGCAGGAAAAACAACTATCTTAAATGCTTTTACTTGGGTTTTATATGAAAAATTTACCCCTGCTTTTTCCTCCCCTAATTTATTAGTCAATAAGAAAGCTATCAATGAGGTGGATAAGGGGGTTAATATTGAGTGCTCAGTAACCATCGTATTTGATCATAATCATATTCGTTATCAGGTAAAAAGGAAGTGTTTTGCTTGTAGAAATGTTCAGGATCAGATTGAGAGTAATAAGTCTATTTTAGCTATGATGGTAATGGGTGATGATGGTACTTGGAAATATCCTCAAGAAAAACCAGAAGATATTATCGAAAATATTTTGCCTAAAAGTTTACACCAATATTTCTTTTTTGATGGGGAACAAATTGAGCATATTTTTCGCTCTGGAGAAAGACAAAAAATAGCTGAAGATACAAAGGAGTTGATAGGAGTAAAGTTATTAGAAAGGGCGATTGTTCATCTTAAAAATGCTAAAAAAAGTTTACAAGATGAATTATTATCTTTGGGAGATGTGGAGGTGAAAAAAAGTATTAAGGTTAAAAAAGATTTGGAGAGGGAAAAGGAAGATAAAGAAAGTCAAAATCAATTAATTATTAGTCGGTTAAATAAACTGGCAGAAGATAAACAAAATATTTCTCATCAACTTTTGGCGATGAGTGGTGTTAAAAATCTGGAAACCCTCAGAAAAAAATTATTTGAAGATGAAAAATACTATCGTGGTTTATTAGTTAGTCATCGTCAAGCTATCCAACATATTATTTCTCGTCAAGGTTATTTAATTTATCTCTCAGGGGCGATCGCCCATTTTCATGGTATAGTAGATAAGCTAAAGGAAAAAGGACAACTGCCAAGCGGCATTAAAAAAGAATTTGTCAATCACCTATTAGAACACAAGCGCTGCATTTGTGGAACAGAATTAAAAGCAGGTCATCCACCATACCAAGAAGTAAAACAATGGATGAATAAGGCAGGAACAAGCCACATAGAAGAGCAAATAATTCGCCTAGATACTCAAATAAAAAATATCGAATCTTATCCTGAAAAAATATGGCAAGAAATTGATCAATACCAATATCAAATTGCCGAATATCGTGAAAAAATAAGTGAAATAGAATACGAAATTGATAAAATCAATGATCAATTAAGAATATACCCAGATCAAAATATCCAATCAGCCCAAAAAGAATTAGACAAAATCGAACAACATATAAGAAAGCTAACCCTAAATCAAGGAGAAACAAATTTACAAATAGAAACCATTAGTGAACAAATAAAAACCCTCGAAAAAACTATAAAAAAACAAGCCATAAAAGCAGAAAAATATCAATTAACCATCAAAAGAATTGACAGTGCCGAAGAATCAATAAAATGCCTAGAAGAAGTAAAAAAAAGATTAGAAAATCAATTTCGTCTTGCCCTCCAAAAAAGACTACAAGAAATATTTAACTCCATTTCCTTTACCCCCTATCAACCCCAACTCAACGAAAATTATGAGCTAAACCTAATCGAAAATACCTCTGGCATTCCCCTTGATGTGGCAGCCTCCACAGGAGAAAATCAAATTCTCAGTCTTTCTTTCATTGGTGCGATTATTGATATGGTCAAACAATGGTCACAGGAAAATAGCATTGTCAAACCCTCCGCCCATCAATTTCCCATCATTATGGATTCTCCCTTTGGCAGTTTAGACGAAATATATCGCACCCAAGTAGCCAAGGCAATTCCTCAATTAGCTAATCAACTGGTGGTATTAGTCACCAAAACCCAATGGAGAATAGAAGTAGAAAGAGAAATGAATGATTATATCAATCATCAATATGTATTAGTCTATCGCTCACCAAAACCAGAGTGTAAGGAAGATTATATAACCTTGCAAGGTAAACAATATCCCCTCGTCAAAAAAAGTAATAATCAATTTGAATATACCGAAATTATCGAAGTCTCTTCGTAG
- a CDS encoding Holliday junction resolvase YqgF (PFAM: Uncharacterised protein family (UPF0081)~TIGRFAM: RNAse H-fold protein YqgF~COGs: COG0816 endonuclease involved in recombination (possible Holliday junction resolvase in Mycoplasmas and B. subtilis)~InterPro IPR005227:IPR006641~KEGG: cyt:cce_1480 Holliday junction resolvase-like protein~PFAM: Holliday junction resolvase YqgF~SMART: Resolvase RNase H domain protein fold~SPTR: Putative Holliday junction resolvase) produces MKKLSALGLDIGLRRIGVAGCDGLGLVATELTTIERSSFKDDVIKFQEIIKEREATILVVGLPYNKEGEIGFQAKQVMKYAQRLANTLQLALEFVDERFTSVEAEEQLRSSKKYSRQKKGLIDKRAAAIILQLWLDGRRVLH; encoded by the coding sequence ATGAAAAAATTATCTGCTTTAGGCTTAGATATAGGTTTAAGAAGGATTGGAGTGGCAGGATGCGACGGTTTAGGTTTAGTTGCCACCGAATTAACTACCATCGAACGTAGTTCATTTAAAGACGATGTGATCAAATTTCAAGAGATTATCAAAGAAAGAGAAGCCACTATTTTGGTGGTAGGTTTACCCTACAACAAAGAAGGAGAAATCGGCTTTCAAGCAAAACAAGTCATGAAATATGCCCAAAGATTGGCAAACACTCTCCAATTAGCTTTGGAATTTGTGGATGAGAGATTTACCTCCGTAGAAGCAGAAGAGCAATTGAGAAGTAGTAAAAAATACTCTCGACAAAAGAAAGGCTTGATTGATAAACGAGCCGCCGCCATCATACTACAGCTTTGGCTTGATGGTAGAAGGGTACTCCATTAA
- a CDS encoding ferredoxin-like protein (COGs: COG3411 Ferredoxin~KEGG: cyh:Cyan8802_1606 ferredoxin-like protein~SPTR: Ferredoxin-like protein) → MPQDFKPIIEKLHLNSINRHIFLCCDQAKPKCCTKEDSLKSWQYLKTRLKELGLDTPNSERNTCVFRTKADCLRICCDGPLMLVYPEGVWYRHATPEVIEEIIQKHIINNEIVEEYLLYTHPLNDISLQEEI, encoded by the coding sequence ATGCCCCAAGACTTTAAACCCATCATCGAAAAATTACATCTAAACTCTATCAATCGTCATATTTTCCTCTGTTGTGACCAAGCAAAGCCGAAATGTTGTACAAAAGAAGATAGTCTCAAATCTTGGCAATACCTGAAAACCCGACTCAAAGAATTAGGTTTAGACACCCCCAACTCCGAAAGAAATACCTGCGTCTTTCGTACTAAAGCCGACTGTTTACGAATATGTTGTGATGGCCCTTTGATGTTGGTTTATCCTGAAGGGGTTTGGTATCGTCACGCTACCCCAGAAGTGATTGAGGAAATTATCCAAAAACATATTATCAATAATGAAATTGTTGAGGAATATTTACTTTATACTCATCCGCTTAATGATATATCCTTGCAAGAAGAAATATAA
- a CDS encoding RNP-1 like RNA-binding protein (PFAM: RNA recognition motif. (a.k.a. RRM, RBD, or RNP domain)~COGs: COG0724 RNA-binding protein (RRM domain)~InterPro IPR000504~KEGG: ava:Ava_0974 RNA-binding region RNP-1~PFAM: RNP-1 like RNA-binding protein~SMART: RNP-1 like RNA-binding protein~SPTR: RNA-binding region RNP-1) — MSIYVGNLSYDVTEEDLQTVFSDYGQVKRVYLPVDRETKRMRGFGFVEMSSDSEEETAIETLDGAQWMGRQMKVNKAKPREEGGNRRARF, encoded by the coding sequence ATGTCCATATATGTTGGGAATTTATCCTATGATGTTACAGAAGAAGATTTACAAACTGTCTTCTCTGATTATGGTCAGGTAAAACGTGTTTATTTACCTGTTGATCGTGAAACTAAAAGAATGCGTGGTTTCGGTTTTGTAGAAATGTCTAGTGATAGTGAAGAAGAAACTGCGATCGAAACTTTAGATGGTGCTCAGTGGATGGGCAGACAAATGAAGGTTAATAAAGCCAAACCTCGTGAAGAAGGCGGAAACCGTCGTGCTAGATTCTAA
- a CDS encoding multi-sensor hybrid histidine kinase (PFAM: Histidine kinase-, DNA gyrase B-, and HSP90-like ATPase; GAF domain; Response regulator receiver domain; His Kinase A (phosphoacceptor) domain; PAS fold~TIGRFAM: PAS domain S-box~COGs: COG0642 Signal transduction histidine kinase~InterProIPR000014:IPR013655:IPR003018:IPR003661:IPR 003594:IPR001789:IPR001610:IPR005467:IPR000700:IPR004358~KEGG: gfo:GFO_0848 two-component system sensor histidine kinase/response regulator hybrid~PFAM: ATP-binding region ATPase domain protein; histidine kinase A domain protein; PAS fold-3 domain protein; GAF domain protein; response regulator receiver~SMART: ATP-binding region ATPase domain protein; histidine kinase A domain protein; GAF domain protein; PAS domain containing protein; PAC repeat-containing protein; response regulator receiver~SPTR: Sensor protein;~TIGRFAM: PAS sensor protein), producing the protein MKNSPDSFKDISDFKNTELELSFTKNFLEQTSALARVGGWEVNVIDGTIKWTRMTRSILQLPLDFEPTLEDIINFYKEGESREKVVQAFEKAMVSGESSCFEVELVTARGKEIWVKGIIKSDFKHGKCSRIYGYFQDINEDKKNKVALFKKTEEFNKLVSLIPIGIYKLTEDFRFIYVSPVWAELNQLEEEEVLKDSQKAVDIIHPDDRDLFLQKNAEAIASRTNFDHTARFIINGEVRWMHIKSKPQQDEQGNWLWFGTQTDVTEYQIAQQELLATKEQLQNILGSLSEVVWSVTYPDQEVLYITPSAEDLYEIPVEEWMKDINYWHRVIHPEDKEQMAVTLQQLETQGYYNTEFRIVTPTGKVKWISNKGKYIRDDHGKIIRIDGIVTDITENQLTKIALAESENQIKNLIANMSGVAYQCLDDDNYTMLFISDEIERLTGYKPQDFINRHVSLNQVTHPKYRKQIEEKIAKAINNKTFFELEYPMVTVENKMVWVSEKGKGVYDKHGNFLYLEGVIFDVTRQKLTRNKIQKANKELQQKEKMLFAISQATKELLINDNIDSAIATSLQILCDAISLDEAYHLVIEYRENEPVCHNKYQYHSNGKSPIINHPALKNIPLSAFAPAAQTLLAHKTFQTCVSEIDDHIAFKSQLIQLNIKSLIYIPIIYEEKLIGIIGFNDCHHERKWTDGETALLQSFADTIASAIERKNLEENLIQAKKQAELASRAKSEFLANMSHEIRTPLNGVIGFSELLLQTNLDPTQQKYLNLVHQSGNVLLDLINDILDFSKIEAGRLELSNQKTDLWNLATEVIDIIRLQVGKKDIEILLNISPQLPRFAWLDEIRVKQILINLLGNAVKFTDKGEIELKITIHDSITIPYSEKLQPLQKEHLIFNLEFSVRDTGTGISPEKQRKIFKAFTQEDESITRKYGGTGLGLTISNKLLALMDSQLHLESEVNRGSRFFFTLQVKTLAGNKVEYEGLDMIERLLIVDDNINNCHILEQMLLNKNIASDIVHDSASARKIIDTNLDTYQGAIIDYSLPDSNGLDLIKVIRQSLNISPNQLPIILLHSVANDRDINLACTQLNIQSQYNKPITIDQLYSSLAHLRVKESLSSISVNDDNSVSDNDVITDSLSILIAEDNRVNLTLIKVLVKKVIPHGQLIIAKDGLQAVEKFRKYHPDLVLMDIQMPLMSGYEAAIAIREIEQKPTPIIALTAGTIKGEKQRCMEAGMNDYLSKPIVLEQFSRVIRQNLGRN; encoded by the coding sequence ATGAAAAATTCCCCTGATAGTTTTAAAGATATTAGTGATTTTAAAAATACTGAGTTAGAGCTTAGTTTTACTAAGAATTTTTTGGAGCAAACCAGCGCTTTGGCAAGGGTTGGTGGTTGGGAAGTGAATGTAATTGATGGTACTATCAAATGGACAAGAATGACTAGATCTATTCTTCAATTACCTTTAGATTTTGAGCCTACTTTGGAAGATATTATAAATTTTTATAAGGAAGGGGAGAGCAGGGAGAAAGTAGTTCAGGCTTTTGAGAAAGCGATGGTCAGTGGAGAGTCTTCTTGTTTTGAGGTGGAGTTAGTTACGGCTAGGGGCAAGGAAATTTGGGTAAAGGGCATTATTAAGTCTGATTTTAAACATGGTAAATGTTCTCGTATTTATGGTTATTTTCAAGATATAAATGAGGACAAAAAAAATAAGGTTGCACTGTTTAAGAAAACTGAAGAATTTAATAAATTAGTTTCTTTGATTCCCATTGGTATTTATAAGTTGACGGAGGATTTTCGTTTTATTTATGTGAGTCCAGTTTGGGCAGAATTAAATCAGTTGGAGGAGGAGGAGGTATTAAAAGATTCTCAGAAGGCGGTGGATATAATTCATCCTGATGATCGAGATTTATTTTTACAAAAAAATGCAGAGGCGATCGCATCTCGTACCAATTTTGACCATACCGCAAGATTTATCATTAACGGTGAGGTGCGCTGGATGCACATCAAATCGAAACCTCAACAAGATGAACAGGGTAACTGGTTATGGTTTGGTACTCAAACTGATGTGACGGAATATCAAATCGCTCAACAGGAGTTATTAGCCACCAAGGAACAGTTACAAAACATTTTAGGTTCTTTAAGTGAAGTGGTATGGTCTGTTACTTACCCTGATCAAGAGGTATTATACATCACCCCTTCAGCGGAGGATTTATACGAAATTCCCGTGGAAGAATGGATGAAGGATATAAACTATTGGCATAGGGTAATTCACCCCGAAGATAAAGAGCAAATGGCTGTTACTCTGCAACAATTAGAGACTCAGGGATATTATAATACTGAGTTTCGCATTGTTACCCCTACAGGGAAGGTAAAATGGATTTCCAATAAGGGTAAATATATCAGGGATGATCATGGCAAAATCATTAGGATTGATGGCATTGTTACGGATATAACCGAGAATCAATTAACTAAAATTGCCCTTGCAGAAAGTGAAAATCAAATTAAAAACTTGATTGCGAATATGTCTGGGGTTGCCTATCAATGTCTTGATGATGATAATTATACGATGCTTTTTATTAGTGATGAAATTGAACGATTAACAGGTTATAAACCCCAAGATTTTATCAATCGTCATGTGAGTTTAAATCAAGTAACTCATCCTAAATATAGAAAACAAATTGAGGAAAAAATTGCTAAGGCTATTAATAATAAAACTTTCTTTGAGTTGGAATATCCCATGGTTACCGTGGAAAATAAAATGGTTTGGGTTTCTGAAAAAGGGAAAGGAGTTTATGATAAACATGGTAATTTTCTTTATTTAGAAGGGGTTATATTTGATGTGACTCGTCAAAAATTAACCCGTAATAAAATTCAAAAAGCTAATAAAGAATTACAGCAAAAAGAAAAAATGCTCTTTGCTATTTCCCAAGCTACAAAAGAATTACTCATTAATGATAATATTGACAGTGCGATCGCCACTTCCCTACAAATATTGTGCGATGCCATTTCCCTCGATGAAGCCTATCATCTTGTCATCGAATATCGAGAAAATGAGCCAGTCTGTCACAATAAATATCAATACCATAGTAATGGCAAAAGCCCCATCATCAACCACCCAGCATTGAAAAATATTCCCCTCTCTGCCTTTGCCCCGGCCGCACAAACACTTCTTGCCCATAAAACCTTTCAAACATGCGTTAGTGAAATTGATGATCATATAGCCTTCAAATCTCAATTAATACAACTAAATATAAAATCGTTAATTTATATTCCCATCATTTACGAAGAAAAACTCATCGGCATTATTGGGTTTAATGATTGTCATCATGAGAGAAAATGGACAGATGGAGAAACCGCATTACTACAAAGTTTTGCCGATACCATCGCCAGTGCCATTGAACGCAAAAACCTAGAAGAAAATCTGATCCAAGCCAAAAAACAAGCAGAATTAGCTAGTCGTGCCAAATCCGAGTTTTTAGCCAACATGAGTCATGAGATTCGTACCCCCCTTAATGGAGTAATCGGTTTTTCTGAGCTACTATTACAAACAAATCTTGATCCTACCCAACAAAAATACCTCAATCTTGTTCACCAATCGGGAAATGTTCTCCTCGATTTAATCAATGATATTCTCGACTTTTCCAAAATAGAAGCAGGAAGATTAGAACTTTCTAACCAAAAAACAGACCTTTGGAATCTTGCCACCGAAGTGATTGATATAATTCGTCTTCAAGTGGGCAAAAAAGACATTGAAATTCTCTTAAACATTTCCCCCCAACTACCCCGATTTGCTTGGTTAGATGAAATTAGAGTTAAGCAGATTCTCATTAACCTGTTAGGCAATGCTGTTAAATTTACTGACAAAGGAGAAATAGAACTAAAAATTACCATTCACGATAGTATTACCATTCCCTACTCAGAAAAGTTACAACCCCTCCAAAAAGAGCATCTCATTTTCAACCTAGAGTTTTCAGTCAGGGATACGGGGACAGGTATTTCTCCAGAAAAACAGCGCAAAATTTTTAAAGCCTTTACCCAAGAGGATGAATCTATTACCCGTAAATATGGTGGTACAGGATTAGGGTTAACCATCTCCAACAAGTTATTAGCCTTAATGGATAGTCAGCTACACCTAGAGAGTGAAGTTAATCGGGGAAGTCGTTTCTTTTTCACCCTACAAGTTAAAACCCTAGCGGGGAATAAGGTGGAGTATGAAGGCTTGGATATGATTGAGCGTTTATTGATTGTCGATGATAATATCAATAATTGTCATATTCTCGAGCAAATGTTGCTCAATAAAAATATAGCTTCTGACATTGTCCATGATAGTGCCTCTGCCCGAAAAATAATTGATACTAATCTTGATACTTATCAGGGGGCAATTATTGATTATAGTCTTCCTGATAGTAATGGTTTAGATTTAATTAAAGTTATTCGTCAGTCTTTGAACATAAGCCCTAATCAATTACCAATTATTTTGTTACATAGTGTGGCAAATGACCGAGATATTAATTTGGCTTGTACCCAGTTAAATATTCAGAGTCAGTACAATAAACCGATTACCATTGATCAGTTATATTCTAGTCTTGCTCATCTGAGGGTGAAAGAGTCTTTATCTTCTATCTCTGTCAATGATGATAATTCAGTATCCGACAATGATGTCATTACTGATTCATTATCAATTCTCATTGCCGAAGATAATCGAGTTAATTTGACTTTGATTAAGGTTTTAGTAAAAAAAGTTATTCCCCATGGTCAGTTAATTATTGCCAAGGATGGACTACAGGCGGTAGAAAAATTTAGGAAGTATCATCCTGATTTGGTATTGATGGATATTCAAATGCCCTTGATGAGTGGTTATGAAGCTGCGATCGCCATTAGAGAAATAGAACAAAAACCAACCCCCATTATAGCCCTAACCGCAGGAACAATCAAAGGAGAAAAACAACGCTGTATGGAAGCAGGAATGAACGATTATTTGAGTAAACCCATTGTACTAGAACAATTTAGCCGTGTAATTCGTCAAAATCTAGGGAGGAATTGA
- a CDS encoding magnesium protoporphyrin O-methyltransferase (PFAM: Magnesium-protoporphyrin IX methyltransferase C-terminus~TIGRFAM: magnesium protoporphyrin O-methyltransferase~COGs: COG2227 2-polyprenyl-3-methyl-5-hydroxy-6-metoxy-1 4-benzoquinol methylase~InterPro IPR010251:IPR010940~KEGG: cyc:PCC7424_0965 Mg-protoporphyrin IX methyl transferase~PFAM: Magnesium-protoporphyrin IX methyltransferase domain protein~PRIAM: Magnesium protoporphyrin IX methyltransferase~SPTR: Magnesium protoporphyrin O-methyltransferase;~TIGRFAM: magnesium protoporphyrin O-methyltransferase), giving the protein MTATIKNKIDDKTVVKEYFNATGFERWRNIYGNGTVNKVQLDIRKGHQQTIDKVVKWLKDDGNLSQLSICDAGCGVGSLTIPLAQEGATVFASDISAKMVGEAAEKIKQVMTNPTNVRLAVQDLESIRGEYDTVICLDVLIHYPTEDAAQMIGHLASLAKSRLILSFAPKTAFLTALKKIGEFFPGPSKTTRAYQHKEADIIKILEDNGFTIKRRDMTSTSFYYSRLLEAVR; this is encoded by the coding sequence ATGACAGCCACCATAAAAAACAAAATCGATGATAAAACCGTTGTCAAAGAATATTTTAATGCCACAGGATTTGAGCGTTGGCGTAATATATATGGCAATGGTACGGTCAATAAAGTACAACTAGATATTAGAAAAGGACATCAACAAACCATTGACAAGGTGGTCAAGTGGTTGAAGGATGATGGTAATCTTTCCCAACTATCTATTTGCGATGCTGGTTGTGGAGTTGGTAGTCTCACCATTCCCCTCGCCCAAGAAGGAGCAACTGTTTTCGCCAGTGATATATCTGCCAAAATGGTAGGGGAAGCGGCAGAAAAAATTAAGCAAGTGATGACTAATCCCACTAATGTGAGGTTAGCAGTGCAGGATTTGGAATCTATTAGGGGAGAATATGACACTGTTATTTGTTTGGATGTATTAATTCACTACCCCACTGAAGATGCGGCTCAAATGATTGGTCATTTGGCTTCTTTGGCAAAGTCTCGTTTGATTCTCAGTTTTGCACCCAAAACGGCATTTTTGACTGCCTTAAAAAAAATTGGCGAGTTTTTCCCTGGCCCTAGTAAAACCACGAGGGCATATCAGCACAAGGAGGCAGATATTATCAAAATTCTGGAGGACAATGGTTTTACCATCAAGCGTCGGGATATGACTAGCACTAGCTTTTATTATTCTCGTCTTTTGGAGGCGGTAAGATAG